A DNA window from Bradyrhizobium sp. CCBAU 53421 contains the following coding sequences:
- a CDS encoding pyridoxal phosphate-dependent aminotransferase, giving the protein MREATPRDRLNSLLTASGRSDVPPFMVMDVMAAAARIEAAGGHVIHMEVGQPAEGAPKQAIAAAQAALAGGRIDYTSALGIPSLRARIARHYRDTYGCAVDPERIIVTTGSSGGFILAFLAMFEPGDRVAVTVPGYPPYRHILTALGCEPVLIETSGDTRHALTGEALLAAHRKAPLKGVLVGSPANPTGTMMSREALSSLMAAADSAGIRFISDEIYHGLDYAFPAVTAAELSPNALVINSFSKYFCMTGWRVGWMVVPDVLVRPIERLQQNLSISVPTLSQIAAEAAFEGREEMEAIKRGYQENRRILIEGLPKAGLTKFLPADGAFYLYADVSDFTSDSFAFASEMLEKAHVAATPGVDFDPIHGRAFIRFSYARSAAEMQEAVARIAHWLK; this is encoded by the coding sequence ATGCGTGAAGCGACACCGAGAGACCGACTGAACAGCCTGTTGACAGCGTCCGGCCGGAGCGATGTTCCGCCGTTCATGGTGATGGACGTGATGGCCGCCGCGGCGCGAATCGAGGCCGCCGGCGGCCATGTCATCCACATGGAGGTCGGGCAGCCCGCCGAAGGGGCGCCGAAGCAGGCGATCGCGGCCGCGCAGGCCGCGCTTGCCGGCGGGCGGATCGACTATACCTCGGCGCTCGGCATTCCCAGTCTGCGCGCGCGCATCGCCCGGCATTACCGCGACACGTATGGCTGCGCGGTCGATCCGGAGCGCATCATCGTCACCACCGGCTCGTCGGGCGGTTTCATCCTGGCGTTTCTTGCGATGTTCGAGCCGGGCGACCGGGTCGCGGTCACCGTGCCGGGCTATCCGCCGTACCGGCACATCCTGACCGCGCTCGGCTGCGAGCCGGTGCTGATCGAGACCTCCGGCGACACCCGCCATGCGCTGACCGGGGAGGCGTTGCTGGCCGCCCACCGCAAGGCGCCGCTCAAGGGCGTGCTGGTCGGCAGCCCCGCGAATCCGACCGGCACGATGATGTCGCGCGAGGCGCTGTCGAGCCTGATGGCGGCCGCCGACAGCGCGGGCATCCGCTTCATCTCCGACGAGATCTATCACGGCCTCGACTACGCGTTCCCCGCGGTGACGGCGGCGGAGCTGTCGCCGAACGCGCTCGTGATCAACTCGTTCTCGAAATACTTCTGCATGACCGGCTGGCGCGTCGGCTGGATGGTGGTGCCCGACGTGCTGGTGCGGCCGATCGAGCGGCTGCAGCAGAACCTGTCGATCTCGGTGCCGACCTTGTCGCAGATCGCCGCCGAAGCGGCGTTCGAGGGCCGCGAGGAGATGGAGGCGATCAAGCGCGGCTATCAGGAGAACCGCCGCATCCTGATCGAAGGCCTGCCCAAGGCCGGGCTGACCAAGTTCCTGCCGGCCGACGGCGCGTTCTATCTCTATGCCGACGTCTCCGACTTCACCTCCGACAGCTTCGCCTTCGCCAGCGAGATGCTCGAAAAGGCGCACGTCGCAGCGACCCCGGGCGTCGATTTCGATCCGATCCACGGCCGCGCCTTCATCCGATTTTCCTATGCGCGTTCGGCGGCGGAGATGCAGGAAGCAGTTGCGCGGATCGCGCATTGGCTTAAATAG
- a CDS encoding M48 family metalloprotease, with translation MLFRLTLRTRTFKLTGFKLTALMTAVALAVGSVVPARAQQKGPPVLRDTESEQLLREYTRPILRAAGLEKQNIQIVIINEGSFNAFVADGRRIFVNYGALLQSETPNQIIGVLAHETGHLAGGHLAKMREQLAQAQTQMIIAMLLGVGALAAGAASGGVGNGLSSAGAAAISAPQSVIQRTLLSYQRQQEENADRAGVKFLNATGQSAKGMYETFKRFTDESLFAARGADPYLQSHPMPVDRVSALEELARSSPYWDKKDDPALQLRHDMMRAKISGFMERQDTVYRRYPLSNTSLPARYARAITTYLHGDLRSAIAQIDGLIQLQPNNPYFYELRGQALLEGGRPAEAIAPLRRAVQLSGNSPLIEMLLGQALVASDNKAYTDDAINMLRAAVAREPEAPLGYTQLAMAYGRKGDYAQADLASAQAAYLRGDNKTARELASRAKTRFAIGTPGWVKADDIVSAKPMPGQKNN, from the coding sequence ATGCTGTTCCGCCTCACGCTTCGCACCAGAACCTTCAAGCTGACCGGGTTCAAGCTGACCGCACTCATGACCGCGGTTGCGCTCGCCGTCGGTTCCGTCGTCCCGGCACGCGCCCAGCAGAAGGGCCCGCCGGTGCTGCGCGACACCGAGTCCGAGCAGCTGCTGCGCGAATACACGAGGCCGATCCTGCGCGCTGCGGGCCTCGAGAAGCAGAACATCCAGATCGTGATCATCAACGAAGGCTCGTTCAACGCCTTCGTTGCAGATGGCCGCCGCATCTTCGTCAATTACGGCGCGCTGCTGCAATCGGAGACGCCGAACCAGATCATCGGCGTGCTGGCGCACGAAACGGGCCATCTGGCCGGCGGCCATCTCGCCAAGATGCGCGAGCAGCTCGCGCAGGCACAGACCCAGATGATCATCGCGATGCTGCTCGGCGTCGGTGCGCTGGCCGCAGGCGCTGCCAGCGGCGGCGTTGGAAACGGCCTCTCCAGCGCAGGTGCCGCCGCGATCTCGGCGCCGCAGTCGGTCATTCAGCGCACGCTGCTCTCCTACCAGCGCCAGCAGGAGGAGAACGCCGACCGCGCCGGCGTCAAGTTCCTCAACGCGACCGGCCAATCCGCCAAGGGCATGTACGAGACGTTCAAGCGCTTCACCGACGAAAGCCTGTTCGCCGCGCGTGGTGCCGACCCCTATCTGCAGTCGCACCCGATGCCGGTCGATCGCGTTTCCGCGCTGGAGGAGCTGGCGCGCTCGAGCCCCTATTGGGACAAGAAGGACGATCCGGCGCTGCAGCTGCGTCACGACATGATGCGCGCCAAGATCTCGGGCTTCATGGAGCGGCAGGACACGGTCTACCGCCGCTATCCGCTGTCCAACACCAGCCTGCCGGCGCGCTATGCGCGCGCGATCACCACCTATCTGCACGGCGATCTGCGCTCGGCGATCGCGCAGATCGACGGCCTGATCCAGCTCCAGCCCAACAATCCCTATTTCTACGAATTGCGCGGCCAGGCGCTGCTCGAAGGCGGCCGGCCGGCGGAGGCGATCGCGCCGCTGCGCCGCGCGGTACAGCTCTCCGGCAACTCGCCGCTGATCGAGATGCTGCTCGGGCAGGCCCTGGTTGCCTCGGACAACAAGGCCTACACCGACGATGCAATCAACATGCTGCGCGCCGCCGTGGCGCGCGAGCCCGAGGCGCCGCTCGGCTATACCCAGCTCGCGATGGCCTACGGCCGCAAGGGCGACTATGCCCAGGCCGACCTTGCCTCGGCGCAGGCCGCCTATCTCCGCGGCGACAACAAGACCGCCCGCGAGCTTGCCTCGCGCGCCAAGACGCGGTTCGCGATCGGCACGCCCGGCTGGGTCAAAGCTGACGACATTGTGAGCGCCAAGCCGATGCCGGGTCAGAAAAACAACTAG
- a CDS encoding DsbA family protein, with product MPALRFLAPALLALGICTAPLTASAQSFNDTQRGDIETIVRNYLIAHPEVLEEAMNELSKRQAAAEAEKHEQSVAKNADTIFNSPRGVMIGNKDGDVTFVEFFDYNCGYCKRAMSDMLDLMKSDPKLKVVLKEFPVLSQGSVEAAQVAVAVRMQDPTGKKYLEFHQKLLGGRGAADKARALAVAKEVGLDMTKIEKDMASPEVKATIEENFRLAESMGMNGTPSYVIGKQVVIGAVGVDGLKEKIGIARCGKATC from the coding sequence ATGCCAGCGCTTCGTTTTCTCGCCCCTGCCCTGCTCGCGCTCGGCATTTGCACAGCGCCGCTGACTGCGTCCGCGCAGAGCTTCAACGACACCCAGCGCGGCGACATCGAGACCATCGTGCGCAACTACCTGATCGCGCATCCCGAGGTGCTCGAAGAGGCGATGAACGAGCTCAGCAAGCGACAAGCCGCCGCCGAGGCCGAGAAGCACGAGCAGAGCGTCGCCAAGAACGCCGACACGATCTTCAACTCGCCGCGCGGCGTCATGATCGGCAACAAGGACGGCGACGTCACCTTCGTCGAGTTCTTCGATTACAATTGCGGCTACTGCAAGCGCGCTATGTCCGACATGCTCGACCTGATGAAGTCGGATCCGAAGCTGAAGGTCGTGCTGAAGGAGTTCCCGGTTTTGAGCCAGGGCTCGGTCGAGGCCGCCCAGGTCGCGGTCGCCGTGCGCATGCAGGATCCGACCGGCAAGAAGTATCTCGAGTTTCACCAGAAGCTCTTGGGCGGCCGCGGCGCCGCCGACAAGGCGCGCGCGCTGGCGGTCGCCAAGGAAGTCGGTCTCGACATGACCAAGATCGAGAAGGACATGGCAAGCCCCGAGGTGAAGGCGACCATCGAGGAGAACTTCCGCCTCGCCGAATCCATGGGCATGAACGGCACGCCGAGCTACGTGATCGGCAAGCAGGTCGTGATCGGCGCGGTCGGCGTCGACGGTCTCAAGGAGAAGATCGGCATTGCCCGCTGCGGCAAGGCGACCTGCTGA
- a CDS encoding DUF1236 domain-containing protein: protein MSKRFLISVAAAALIAGTGFANAQGAGGANKESGAGGGATAQHSAPSGGASSGTMEHDKSGMKGSEHSTTGQSSSGMKDDSSSMKGAESEKSGTATKGAQENTQKSKGMSSENDATKGSKEGSKDMKAEGRDKSGNMKAEERDKSGKMNAESREGRDRNNAAESRDKSGATTNQNAQTKSPTDTNRAQTNDTSRTQTTTGNAATSATAAPPAEKRTQISTAIKSEHVTEATNVNFNVAVGTRVPADVHFYPVPERVVTIYPQWRGYEFILVHGRYVIVEPQTHEIVYIIEG, encoded by the coding sequence ATGTCTAAACGCTTTCTGATTTCGGTTGCTGCGGCGGCCCTGATCGCCGGCACCGGTTTCGCGAACGCACAGGGCGCCGGCGGCGCCAACAAGGAGTCCGGGGCCGGCGGTGGCGCGACCGCACAGCACTCTGCACCGTCCGGTGGCGCGTCGTCGGGCACCATGGAGCACGATAAGAGCGGCATGAAGGGTTCCGAGCATTCCACGACTGGTCAGTCTTCTTCAGGCATGAAGGATGACTCGTCCAGCATGAAGGGCGCCGAGTCCGAGAAGTCCGGTACCGCCACCAAGGGTGCCCAGGAGAATACGCAGAAGTCGAAGGGCATGAGCTCGGAGAACGATGCGACCAAGGGCTCCAAGGAAGGCTCGAAGGACATGAAGGCCGAGGGCCGCGACAAGAGCGGCAACATGAAGGCCGAGGAGCGTGACAAGAGCGGCAAGATGAACGCGGAAAGCCGTGAGGGCCGCGATCGCAACAACGCCGCCGAGAGCCGCGACAAGAGCGGTGCCACCACCAACCAGAACGCTCAGACCAAGAGCCCGACCGACACCAACCGCGCCCAGACCAACGACACCAGCCGGACCCAGACCACCACCGGCAACGCGGCGACGTCGGCCACCGCGGCGCCGCCGGCCGAGAAGCGCACCCAGATCTCGACCGCGATCAAGTCGGAGCACGTCACCGAAGCCACCAATGTGAACTTCAACGTGGCGGTCGGCACCCGTGTCCCGGCTGACGTTCACTTCTATCCGGTGCCGGAGCGGGTCGTGACGATCTACCCGCAGTGGCGCGGCTACGAGTTCATCCTGGTCCACGGCCGCTACGTGATCGTGGAGCCGCAGACCCACGAGATCGTCTACATCATCGAGGGCTGA
- the aroQ gene encoding type II 3-dehydroquinate dehydratase, with translation MAAAGTIYVLNGPNLNLLGTREPETYGHATLADVEKLCVDTARQFGLTADCRQSNREGELIDFIHEAYAKKAVGIIINAGGYSHTSIALHDALVAVRIPAVEVHVSNIHARESFRDHSFTAKAAFASLCGFGIDGYRLAIIGLATRIGAKADARTDAKAKT, from the coding sequence ATGGCTGCTGCCGGAACGATCTATGTGCTGAACGGCCCGAACCTCAATCTGTTGGGGACGCGCGAGCCGGAAACCTACGGCCATGCCACCCTCGCCGATGTCGAGAAGCTGTGCGTGGACACCGCGCGCCAGTTCGGCTTGACCGCCGACTGTCGGCAGTCCAACCGCGAGGGTGAACTGATCGACTTCATTCACGAGGCCTACGCCAAGAAGGCGGTCGGCATCATCATCAACGCCGGCGGCTACTCCCATACCTCGATCGCGCTGCATGACGCGCTGGTCGCGGTCCGGATTCCCGCCGTCGAAGTCCATGTCAGCAATATCCACGCCCGCGAGAGCTTTCGGGACCACTCGTTCACTGCTAAAGCCGCCTTCGCGTCACTTTGCGGCTTCGGCATCGACGGCTACCGGCTTGCGATCATCGGCCTCGCCACCAGGATCGGAGCGAAGGCCGATGCCAGGACCGATGCCAAGGCAAAGACTTAA
- the accB gene encoding acetyl-CoA carboxylase biotin carboxyl carrier protein has product MARQPDDKSAAKSKGDSKNDDSVLIRELALLLAETNLTEIEIERAGLRVRVARNISIAASLPTAAIHAVAAPAAVAMPATAVAAATDLAKHPGAVPSPMVGTAYWSPEPGAKPFIEVGTKVSAGQTLLIIEAMKTMNQIPSPRAGTVTQILVEDGQPVEFGEPLVIIE; this is encoded by the coding sequence ATGGCGCGCCAGCCAGACGACAAATCAGCCGCAAAATCCAAGGGCGACTCCAAGAATGACGACAGCGTGCTCATTCGCGAGCTCGCGCTGCTGCTTGCCGAGACCAACCTCACCGAGATCGAGATCGAGCGCGCCGGTCTGCGCGTCCGGGTCGCACGCAACATCAGCATCGCCGCATCGTTGCCCACCGCCGCCATCCATGCGGTTGCCGCACCGGCCGCCGTGGCGATGCCAGCTACCGCCGTTGCGGCTGCCACCGACCTCGCAAAGCACCCGGGCGCCGTGCCCTCGCCGATGGTCGGTACCGCCTATTGGTCGCCCGAGCCGGGCGCCAAGCCGTTCATTGAAGTCGGCACCAAGGTCTCGGCCGGCCAGACGCTTCTGATCATCGAGGCGATGAAGACGATGAACCAGATCCCGTCGCCGCGCGCGGGCACCGTGACGCAGATCCTCGTCGAGGACGGCCAGCCCGTCGAATTCGGCGAGCCGCTCGTCATCATTGAATAG
- the accC gene encoding acetyl-CoA carboxylase biotin carboxylase subunit yields the protein MFDKILIANRGEIALRVLRACKELGISTVAVHSTADADAMHVRLADESVCIGPPPSKDSYLNIPALLAACEITGADAVHPGYGFLSENARFAEILADHNLGFIGPKAEHIRLMGDKIEAKKTAKRLGIPVVPGSDGAVTSEADALAIGREIGFPVLVKAAAGGGGRGMKVAHTEADLALALSTAANEAKSAFGDASVYLEKYLQKPRHIEIQILGDGRGGAIHLGERDCSLQRRHQKVWEEGPSPVLAAAARARIGETCAKAMRDMKYLGVGTIEFLYEDGEFYFIEMNTRIQVEHPVTESITDIDLVLEQIRIAAGGDLPAKQNDIAIIGHAIECRINAENPQTFRPSPGRITQFHPPGGLGVRIDSAVYQGYVIPPYYDSLVGKLIVHGKTRGECLMRLRRALDEMVVDGIETTLPLFRALVREPDIIEGDYHIHWLEQYLAGQPADAPK from the coding sequence ATGTTCGACAAGATCCTCATAGCCAATCGCGGCGAGATCGCGCTTCGCGTGCTGCGCGCCTGCAAGGAGCTCGGCATCTCGACCGTCGCGGTGCATTCCACCGCCGACGCGGACGCCATGCATGTGCGGCTCGCCGACGAAAGCGTGTGCATCGGGCCGCCGCCGTCGAAGGATTCCTATCTCAACATTCCGGCGCTGCTGGCGGCCTGCGAGATCACCGGCGCCGACGCCGTGCATCCCGGCTACGGCTTCCTGTCCGAGAATGCGCGCTTCGCCGAGATCCTCGCCGACCACAATCTGGGCTTCATCGGACCGAAGGCCGAGCACATCCGCCTGATGGGCGACAAGATCGAGGCCAAGAAGACCGCAAAGCGCCTCGGCATTCCGGTGGTGCCGGGCTCGGACGGCGCGGTGACCTCGGAGGCCGACGCGCTGGCGATCGGCAGGGAGATCGGCTTTCCGGTGCTGGTGAAGGCAGCGGCCGGCGGCGGCGGCCGCGGCATGAAGGTCGCCCACACCGAGGCCGACCTCGCGCTGGCGCTCTCGACCGCGGCCAACGAGGCCAAGTCGGCGTTCGGCGACGCCTCGGTCTACCTGGAGAAATACCTGCAGAAGCCGCGCCACATCGAGATCCAGATTCTCGGCGACGGCCGCGGCGGCGCCATCCATCTCGGCGAGCGCGACTGCTCGCTGCAGCGCCGTCACCAGAAGGTCTGGGAGGAAGGCCCCTCGCCGGTGCTCGCGGCAGCGGCGCGCGCCAGGATCGGCGAGACCTGCGCCAAGGCGATGCGGGACATGAAGTATCTCGGCGTCGGCACCATCGAATTCCTCTACGAGGACGGCGAGTTCTATTTCATCGAAATGAACACGCGCATCCAGGTCGAGCATCCCGTCACGGAAAGCATCACCGACATCGATCTGGTGCTTGAGCAGATCCGGATTGCCGCCGGCGGTGACCTTCCGGCCAAGCAGAACGACATCGCGATCATCGGCCACGCCATCGAGTGCCGCATCAACGCGGAGAATCCGCAGACCTTCCGTCCCTCGCCTGGACGGATCACGCAATTCCATCCGCCCGGCGGCCTCGGCGTGCGGATCGATTCAGCAGTCTATCAGGGCTACGTGATTCCGCCCTATTACGACTCGCTGGTCGGCAAGCTGATCGTGCACGGCAAGACCCGCGGCGAATGCCTGATGCGGCTGCGCCGGGCGCTGGACGAGATGGTGGTCGACGGCATCGAGACGACGCTGCCGCTGTTCCGCGCACTGGTGCGCGAGCCCGACATCATCGAGGGCGACTATCACATCCACTGGCTCGAGCAGTATCTCGCCGGCCAGCCAGCCGACGCCCCGAAATAG
- a CDS encoding ATP-binding protein — protein sequence MTAVSRRRSTLQILLLSAGFFVLVAVSVASVLLVNKAREDNALVVHTVEVESQVANLLVDIRRAESATRAYLLTSAPQYLSEYQAAAAGLPAALGHLQMMTVDNPAQVANTAKLKAAVEQRLAEFALSVERVKNNDAVTSIDVLRKSTSTDAVQAIARIGRDMRAEEARLLALRTATADRTQVLASSVTIAGSCMVLALAAFSVVLLRQSSRARDEAEAKLRDSNLNLETIVDERTSDLREANEEIQRFAYIVSHDLRSPLVNIMGFTSELEELRSDIFKRIATLNRAASLAPAIPEDATDVAEPELEGSDKQLSEDFNESLGFIKSSIAKMDRLISAILNLTREGRREFKPERIDTRELIDGIVKTVAHQAAEANATVEIGALPNIVSDRLALEQIFSNLIDNALKYLKDGVPGEIAIEGRTKLGFAIFEVTDNGRGIDPKDHQRIFDLFRRAGTQDKPGQGIGLAHVRALVRRLGGTMSVASELHNGSTFTITLPIKWSGKNSSKNRDKES from the coding sequence GTGACGGCAGTTTCACGACGCCGGTCCACGCTACAGATCCTGCTGCTTTCGGCGGGATTTTTCGTGCTGGTCGCGGTCAGCGTCGCATCGGTCCTGCTGGTCAACAAGGCGCGTGAGGACAACGCCCTGGTGGTCCATACGGTCGAGGTCGAGAGCCAGGTCGCCAACCTGTTGGTTGACATCAGGCGCGCCGAAAGCGCGACCAGGGCGTATCTGCTGACGTCAGCACCACAATACCTGTCCGAGTACCAGGCCGCGGCAGCAGGACTCCCTGCCGCGCTCGGTCATCTCCAGATGATGACCGTCGACAATCCGGCGCAGGTCGCCAATACCGCGAAGCTCAAGGCCGCCGTCGAGCAGCGGCTGGCGGAGTTCGCCCTCAGCGTCGAGCGCGTCAAGAACAATGACGCGGTGACCAGCATCGACGTGCTGCGCAAGAGCACATCGACCGATGCGGTGCAAGCGATCGCCAGGATCGGCCGCGACATGCGCGCCGAGGAGGCTCGCCTGCTGGCGCTGCGCACCGCGACGGCGGACCGGACCCAGGTGCTGGCTTCCTCCGTCACCATCGCCGGCTCCTGCATGGTGCTGGCGCTCGCCGCCTTCTCGGTGGTGCTGCTGCGGCAATCGTCGCGGGCGCGCGACGAGGCCGAGGCCAAGCTGCGCGACAGCAACCTCAATCTCGAGACCATCGTGGACGAGCGGACCTCCGACCTGCGCGAGGCCAACGAGGAAATCCAGCGCTTCGCCTATATCGTCAGCCACGACCTGCGCTCGCCGCTGGTCAACATCATGGGCTTCACCAGCGAGCTTGAGGAGCTGCGCAGCGACATCTTCAAGCGCATCGCCACGCTCAATCGCGCCGCGTCGCTGGCGCCGGCGATACCGGAAGATGCGACCGACGTGGCCGAGCCCGAGCTCGAAGGCTCCGACAAGCAGCTGTCCGAGGATTTCAACGAGTCGCTCGGCTTCATCAAATCGTCGATCGCCAAGATGGACCGCCTGATCAGCGCGATCCTCAATCTGACCCGCGAGGGCCGCCGCGAGTTCAAGCCGGAGCGGATCGACACGCGCGAGCTGATCGACGGCATCGTCAAGACGGTCGCGCACCAGGCGGCCGAGGCCAATGCGACCGTCGAGATCGGTGCGCTGCCGAATATCGTCAGCGACCGCCTCGCGCTGGAGCAGATCTTCTCCAACCTGATCGACAATGCACTCAAGTACCTCAAGGACGGCGTCCCCGGCGAGATCGCGATCGAGGGCCGCACCAAGCTCGGCTTTGCGATCTTCGAGGTCACGGATAACGGCCGCGGCATCGATCCGAAGGACCACCAGCGCATCTTCGATTTGTTCCGCCGCGCCGGAACCCAGGACAAGCCCGGTCAGGGCATCGGGCTTGCCCATGTCCGCGCACTTGTGCGCAGACTGGGCGGCACCATGTCGGTAGCATCGGAACTTCACAACGGCAGCACGTTCACGATCACGCTGCCTATCAAATGGTCAGGCAAGAACTCAAGCAAGAACCGGGACAAGGAATCATGA
- a CDS encoding response regulator — MSDPVTIIMIEDDEGHARLIERNIRRSGVNNAIVPFTNGTEAVNYLFGKDGSAVERKGQALLILLDLNLPDMTGIDILKRVKENKHLKSTPVVVLTTTDDSQEIKRCYELGCNVYITKPVNYESFANAIRQLGLFFSVIQVPPASI, encoded by the coding sequence ATGAGCGATCCAGTCACCATCATCATGATCGAGGACGACGAGGGCCATGCCCGCCTGATTGAGCGGAATATCCGGCGCTCAGGTGTCAACAATGCGATCGTTCCGTTCACCAACGGTACAGAGGCGGTGAACTACCTGTTCGGCAAGGATGGCAGCGCGGTCGAGCGCAAGGGCCAGGCCCTGCTCATCCTGCTTGATCTCAATCTGCCTGACATGACCGGCATCGATATTCTGAAGCGGGTCAAGGAGAACAAGCATCTCAAGTCGACGCCGGTGGTCGTACTGACCACGACCGACGACTCCCAGGAGATCAAGCGTTGCTACGAACTCGGCTGCAACGTCTACATCACCAAGCCGGTGAACTACGAAAGCTTTGCCAACGCCATTCGCCAGCTTGGCCTGTTCTTTTCCGTGATTCAGGTGCCGCCAGCTTCGATATGA
- a CDS encoding sensor histidine kinase has product MTSATPTLLYIDDDATLARLVERGLTRAGYKVVHAASGQDGLERLAQGGIDVVALDQYMPGLDGLETLEQILKIADAPPVVFVTASQDSAIAVTALKAGAADYLVKDVRGEFIPLLQVAVNGAVKRAAIQKARDEAEAEVHASRDRYAALAAEREVLLREVNHRVGNSLQIIASLLHLQANSASQQDVKAALTNAMGRVAAVAQVHRRLYTSHDFKTVMLNQYLEALLEDLRRSAEGNRMSRLTLKADPVEIDPDRAVAIGIIVNELVMNAVKYAYPDGAGPIHVELKPQADDLQLAISDEGVGYSDKADPRGTGMGQRIVAAMAAKLDASVERDPGHKGTRFVVRFARVSPAPAKSTSAAAS; this is encoded by the coding sequence ATGACCAGCGCAACGCCGACACTGCTCTATATCGACGACGACGCGACGCTGGCGCGCCTGGTCGAACGCGGGCTGACGCGCGCCGGCTACAAGGTCGTGCATGCCGCGAGCGGCCAGGACGGCCTCGAGCGGCTCGCGCAGGGCGGCATCGACGTGGTCGCGCTCGACCAGTACATGCCCGGCCTCGACGGGCTGGAGACGCTGGAGCAGATCCTCAAGATTGCCGACGCGCCGCCGGTGGTGTTCGTCACCGCTTCGCAGGATTCGGCGATCGCCGTCACCGCGCTGAAGGCCGGCGCGGCGGACTATCTGGTCAAGGACGTCAGGGGCGAATTCATCCCCCTGCTCCAGGTCGCGGTAAACGGCGCGGTCAAGCGCGCCGCGATCCAGAAGGCGCGCGACGAGGCCGAGGCCGAGGTGCACGCCTCACGCGACCGCTACGCCGCGCTCGCCGCCGAGCGCGAGGTGCTGCTGCGCGAGGTCAACCATCGCGTCGGCAATTCGCTGCAGATCATTGCCTCGCTGCTGCATCTGCAAGCCAATTCCGCGAGCCAGCAGGATGTCAAGGCGGCGCTCACCAATGCGATGGGGCGCGTCGCGGCCGTCGCGCAGGTGCACCGCCGCCTCTACACCTCGCACGACTTCAAGACGGTGATGCTCAATCAATATCTCGAGGCGCTGCTCGAGGATCTCAGGCGATCGGCCGAAGGCAACAGGATGTCGCGGCTGACGCTGAAGGCCGACCCGGTCGAGATCGATCCCGACCGCGCGGTCGCGATCGGCATCATCGTCAACGAGCTGGTGATGAACGCGGTGAAGTACGCCTATCCCGATGGCGCCGGCCCGATCCATGTCGAGCTGAAGCCGCAGGCGGACGATTTGCAGCTCGCGATCAGTGATGAAGGCGTCGGCTACTCCGACAAGGCCGATCCACGCGGCACCGGCATGGGCCAGCGCATTGTCGCGGCGATGGCTGCCAAGCTCGACGCCAGCGTCGAGCGCGACCCTGGCCACAAGGGCACCCGCTTCGTGGTGCGGTTTGCCCGCGTCAGCCCGGCGCCGGCGAAATCGACCAGCGCCGCCGCCAGCTAG
- a CDS encoding BA14K family protein translates to MTAIRALIACAAIALGTAAASAQDFTPQRPLRYGSTGGAYFDGRDDARDFSSNGSFPGSFAADPFSAGFGAAGPFGSTPYHSARPYPSQVTFGAPCQDCRPHRTRRHRDRQE, encoded by the coding sequence ATGACCGCCATCAGAGCACTGATCGCCTGCGCCGCCATCGCGCTCGGCACGGCCGCAGCCTCGGCACAGGACTTCACGCCGCAACGGCCGCTGCGCTACGGCAGCACCGGCGGTGCGTATTTCGACGGCCGGGACGACGCCCGCGATTTCAGCAGCAACGGCTCGTTTCCGGGCAGCTTTGCCGCCGATCCCTTCAGCGCGGGCTTCGGCGCGGCGGGCCCGTTCGGCTCGACGCCGTATCACTCCGCGCGGCCCTATCCGTCGCAGGTGACCTTCGGCGCGCCATGTCAGGATTGCCGTCCGCATCGCACGCGGCGGCACCGCGATCGGCAAGAGTGA